In Mycolicibacterium alvei, a single window of DNA contains:
- a CDS encoding alpha/beta hydrolase: MTSREPAWEPDVLPGFWQQTIDAGPDPDGEGDLVATLVRRGPGDAAGRSAHAVLALHGYTDYFFHTELAERFADRGFAFYALDLPKCGRSRHEGQTAHFTTDLARYDHELQRALEVIAADTGDAKVCLYGHSAGGLILTLFADRLRRSGGLSTHHVGGLILNSPFFDLHGPAVLRTAPTSAALVALARLRKLSVIRKPTDGGYGTTLHRDYGGEFDYNLEWKPLGGFPVTLGWINAIRRGQARLHRGLDVGVPNLILRSDRSVTESSDPAAMQRGDAVLDVSQIARWSGCVGSRTTVAPISDAKHDVFLSMADVREAAYRELNQWLDYYLSLQTRPSTTSSG; encoded by the coding sequence GTGACGTCACGGGAGCCCGCCTGGGAGCCGGATGTATTGCCGGGGTTCTGGCAGCAGACCATCGATGCAGGACCCGATCCCGACGGCGAAGGCGATCTGGTCGCCACGCTGGTACGTCGTGGACCCGGGGACGCGGCGGGGCGATCCGCCCACGCCGTGCTGGCCTTGCACGGTTACACCGACTACTTCTTCCACACCGAACTGGCCGAGCGATTCGCCGACCGCGGGTTTGCCTTCTACGCGCTGGACCTGCCCAAGTGCGGACGCTCGCGCCATGAGGGCCAGACCGCACATTTCACCACCGACCTGGCGCGGTACGACCACGAGCTGCAGCGGGCGCTGGAGGTGATCGCCGCCGACACCGGCGACGCCAAGGTGTGCCTGTACGGGCACTCGGCCGGCGGTTTGATCCTCACCTTGTTCGCCGACCGACTGCGACGCAGTGGCGGGCTGTCCACTCATCATGTCGGTGGGCTGATACTCAACAGTCCGTTCTTCGATCTGCACGGACCAGCGGTCCTGCGCACCGCGCCCACGTCGGCTGCTCTGGTCGCCCTGGCGCGGCTGCGGAAGCTGTCGGTGATCCGCAAACCCACCGATGGTGGTTACGGCACCACGCTGCATCGCGACTACGGCGGTGAGTTCGACTACAACCTGGAGTGGAAACCGTTGGGCGGCTTCCCCGTCACGCTCGGCTGGATCAATGCGATCCGCCGCGGGCAAGCCCGCCTGCACCGCGGCCTCGACGTCGGCGTGCCGAATCTGATCCTGCGGTCCGACCGCAGTGTCACCGAATCCTCCGATCCGGCAGCCATGCAACGCGGTGACGCGGTGCTGGATGTCAGTCAGATCGCCCGATGGTCCGGTTGTGTGGGTAGCCGCACCACGGTCGCCCCGATCTCCGACGCCAAGCACGATGTCTTCCTGTCGATGGCCGACGTGCGGGAGGCGGCGTACCGCGAGTTGAACCAGTGGCTGGACTACTACCTCAGTCTGCAAACCCGGCCGAGCACCACATCTTCCGGATAG
- the mtr gene encoding mycothione reductase — protein sequence MDHYDLTIIGTGSGNSILDDRYAGMKVAICEQGTFGGTCLNVGCIPTKMFVYAAEVAHTVTDSARFGVDAHIDKVRWSDIVSRVFGRIDPIAAGGEDYRRNDPHITVYAGHTRFGPTTADGRYTLRTEAGEEFSSDQVVIAAGSRSYIPPAILDCGVMYYTSDDIMRIPELPEHLVIVGGGFVAAEFAHVFSALGVRVTIVVRGAGMLTHCDETICHRFSALAAQKWDLRTHENVIGSHHDGEKIVLELDDRKTLTADMLLVATGRVPNGDLLDAELAGVEVDEDGLVIVDEYQRTTARGIFALGDVSSDYQLKHVANHESRVVQENLLCDWDDVEAMVPSDHRFVPSAVFTEPQIAAVGLTEAQARDDGYDVVTKVQAYGDTAYGWAMEDTTGVAKLIGDRETGKILGAHIMGHQASSIIQPLIQAMSFGQTAKEVARGQYWIHPALPEVIENALLGLLD from the coding sequence ATGGATCACTACGACCTGACCATCATCGGTACCGGTTCGGGCAACAGCATTCTCGACGATCGCTATGCCGGGATGAAGGTCGCGATCTGTGAGCAGGGCACTTTCGGGGGCACCTGTCTCAACGTCGGCTGCATCCCCACCAAGATGTTCGTCTACGCCGCCGAGGTCGCTCACACCGTCACCGACAGTGCGCGATTCGGGGTCGACGCACACATCGACAAGGTGCGCTGGTCCGACATCGTCTCCCGGGTGTTCGGTCGAATCGACCCGATCGCGGCCGGCGGCGAGGATTACCGTCGAAATGATCCACACATCACCGTGTACGCCGGCCACACCCGGTTCGGTCCCACGACTGCCGACGGCCGCTACACGCTGCGCACCGAGGCCGGTGAAGAATTCAGCAGCGATCAGGTGGTGATCGCTGCGGGCTCACGTTCGTACATCCCGCCGGCCATCCTGGACTGCGGCGTCATGTACTACACCAGCGACGACATCATGCGGATCCCCGAACTGCCCGAGCATCTGGTGATCGTGGGCGGTGGATTCGTCGCGGCCGAGTTCGCGCACGTGTTCTCGGCGCTGGGAGTGCGGGTCACCATCGTGGTGCGCGGCGCCGGCATGCTCACCCATTGCGATGAGACGATCTGCCACCGCTTCAGCGCGCTGGCCGCCCAGAAGTGGGACCTGCGCACGCATGAGAACGTGATCGGCTCCCACCACGACGGCGAGAAGATCGTCCTGGAACTCGACGATCGCAAGACCCTCACCGCCGACATGCTGCTGGTGGCCACCGGGCGAGTTCCCAACGGGGATCTACTCGACGCCGAACTCGCCGGGGTCGAGGTGGACGAGGACGGCTTGGTGATCGTCGACGAGTACCAACGCACAACGGCGCGTGGCATTTTCGCACTCGGCGATGTGTCGTCGGACTATCAGCTCAAGCACGTGGCCAACCACGAGTCGCGGGTGGTCCAGGAGAACCTGCTGTGCGACTGGGACGACGTCGAGGCGATGGTGCCCAGCGATCACCGGTTCGTACCGTCGGCGGTGTTCACCGAACCACAGATCGCCGCGGTCGGACTGACCGAGGCGCAGGCGCGGGACGACGGGTACGACGTCGTCACCAAGGTCCAGGCCTATGGCGACACCGCATACGGCTGGGCCATGGAGGACACCACCGGCGTCGCCAAGTTGATCGGTGATCGCGAGACCGGGAAGATCCTGGGCGCGCACATCATGGGCCATCAGGCCTCCTCGATCATCCAGCCGCTGATCCAGGCGATGAGTTTCGGTCAGACCGCAAAAGAGGTTGCCCGTGGCCAGTATTGGATTCACCCGGCATTGCCCGAAGTGATCGAAAATGCCTTGTTGGGCCTGCTCGACTAG
- the nicT gene encoding Nickel transporter NicT, with amino-acid sequence MTIGAPPATARSARLATSFGRADWTSIAAVAAVVLVLHVIGWGVLIFGVAPQHISLGSAGVFGVGLGVTAYLLGVRHAFDADHIAVIDNTTRKLVGEGTRSVSAGFWFSLGHSSVVFGLALLLALGVRALVGPVQDENSATLQALGLIGSLVAGTFLILIGLTNLVAAVGIAKVFRAMRTGDFDEAELERQLNSRGFVARLLSRVMRRVNKPWHLYPVGFLMGLGFDTASQVALLVLAAGTAAFTLPWYAMLVLPVLFAAGMSLFDSADGIFMARAYGWAFLQPVRKVYYNLTVTVLSVIVALGIGAIVLTGLLVERLDITTGPLAFVGSADLKFVGYAIVGLFALSWGVALGIWRFGRIEQRWSAQA; translated from the coding sequence ATGACCATCGGTGCACCGCCGGCAACCGCCCGATCCGCCCGACTGGCCACCAGTTTCGGCCGTGCCGACTGGACGTCGATTGCCGCGGTCGCCGCAGTGGTGCTGGTCCTCCACGTCATCGGCTGGGGTGTACTGATTTTCGGTGTTGCCCCCCAACACATCTCGTTGGGTTCGGCCGGGGTGTTCGGGGTGGGTCTCGGCGTCACGGCCTATCTGCTGGGCGTGCGGCACGCGTTCGACGCCGATCACATCGCCGTCATCGACAACACCACGCGAAAGCTGGTCGGCGAGGGCACCCGGTCGGTATCGGCGGGCTTCTGGTTCTCCCTGGGCCATTCCAGCGTCGTGTTCGGTCTCGCGCTGCTGCTGGCGCTGGGTGTACGGGCGCTCGTGGGTCCGGTACAGGACGAGAACTCGGCAACGCTTCAGGCCCTGGGGCTGATCGGCTCGCTGGTGGCAGGCACATTCCTGATCCTGATCGGGCTGACGAACTTGGTGGCCGCTGTGGGCATCGCCAAGGTATTCCGCGCGATGCGCACCGGCGATTTCGACGAGGCGGAGCTCGAGCGTCAGCTCAACAGCCGGGGATTCGTAGCCCGGCTGCTGAGCCGGGTCATGCGGCGGGTCAACAAGCCCTGGCACCTGTACCCGGTGGGGTTCCTGATGGGGCTGGGGTTCGACACCGCCAGCCAGGTGGCGTTGCTGGTGCTCGCGGCAGGGACGGCGGCCTTCACGCTCCCGTGGTACGCCATGCTGGTGCTACCGGTGTTGTTCGCGGCGGGCATGAGCCTCTTCGACAGTGCGGACGGCATCTTCATGGCGCGGGCCTACGGCTGGGCGTTCCTGCAACCGGTTCGCAAGGTCTACTACAACCTGACCGTCACGGTGCTGTCGGTGATCGTGGCACTGGGGATCGGGGCGATCGTGCTGACCGGCCTGCTGGTGGAGCGCCTCGATATCACCACCGGGCCACTGGCCTTCGTCGGATCGGCCGACCTGAAGTTCGTCGGCTATGCGATCGTCGGCCTTTTCGCGCTGAGTTGGGGCGTGGCCCTGGGGATCTGGCGGTTCGGCCGGATCGAGCAGCGCTGGTCGGCGCAGGCCTAG
- a CDS encoding ArsR/SmtB family transcription factor yields the protein MRAVHQHGKEVQVERASSALTDVDTPGWAQRFDLLSDPHRLEILLGLHRVPGICVSDLATALGRSENSVSQALRVLREQGWVTSTRVGRTVNYRLEDETVHDLLHWIGARHG from the coding sequence ATTCGAGCTGTGCACCAGCACGGTAAAGAGGTTCAGGTCGAGCGCGCATCGTCAGCCCTGACCGACGTCGACACCCCGGGATGGGCGCAGCGCTTCGACCTGCTGTCCGACCCGCACCGGTTGGAGATCCTCCTCGGCCTGCACCGGGTACCCGGTATCTGTGTGAGTGACCTGGCTACGGCTCTCGGCCGTTCGGAGAACTCCGTATCCCAGGCGTTACGGGTACTCCGCGAGCAGGGCTGGGTCACCTCCACCCGGGTCGGCCGTACGGTCAACTACCGACTTGAGGACGAGACCGTGCATGATCTGCTGCACTGGATCGGGGCGCGGCACGGCTGA
- a CDS encoding FadR/GntR family transcriptional regulator: MTAEPDPQQPAAGALLRPVRLGNAFEDTVGRLLETIRLGVLSPGESLPPERELATRLGVSRDTVREAIKSLADAGYLVSKRGRYGGTFLTDEVPRHTADGPSPTGEEIDDVLRLREILEVGAARMAAGRTLSAAERDGLWSRLADVRAAEPADYRRLDSRLHLAIAAAAGSPSLVPLIAENRMRINALLDQIPLLARNIAHSDEQHEAIVMAILAGDGERAAAAMLAHVGGSSALLHGFLD; this comes from the coding sequence ATGACAGCCGAACCGGATCCGCAGCAGCCGGCAGCCGGTGCGCTGTTGCGTCCGGTTCGGCTGGGCAACGCCTTCGAGGACACCGTCGGCCGGTTGCTGGAGACGATCCGATTGGGAGTGTTGAGTCCGGGGGAGTCACTGCCGCCCGAACGTGAGCTGGCCACCCGCCTGGGAGTCAGCCGTGACACGGTCCGAGAGGCGATCAAATCGCTGGCCGACGCCGGTTATCTGGTGTCCAAGCGAGGGCGGTACGGCGGCACCTTCCTCACCGACGAAGTCCCCCGACACACCGCCGACGGCCCCAGTCCGACGGGCGAGGAGATCGACGATGTGCTGCGATTGCGCGAGATTCTGGAGGTCGGGGCGGCGCGGATGGCTGCCGGGCGCACGTTGAGCGCGGCCGAGCGGGACGGTTTGTGGTCGCGGCTGGCCGACGTCCGCGCTGCCGAACCCGCCGACTACCGTCGCCTTGATTCGCGGCTGCATCTGGCCATCGCGGCCGCGGCGGGATCCCCGTCGTTGGTGCCGCTGATCGCCGAGAACCGGATGCGGATCAACGCCCTGCTGGACCAGATCCCGCTGTTGGCGCGCAACATCGCTCATTCCGATGAACAGCACGAGGCGATCGTGATGGCGATCCTGGCCGGTGACGGTGAACGGGCCGCCGCAGCCATGCTGGCCCACGTCGGGGGCTCGTCGGCGTTGTTGCACGGGTTTCTGGACTAG